The genome window CCGTGAGGGCCGCACCGATGCGGCGCTCGCTCTCACCGCCCGAGTAGCCGTTGGACGTGTCGACGAACCGGATGTCGCTGCCGAGCGCCTCCCGCACGGTGTCGATGCCGCGCTCGGGCGACACGTCGTGCCCGTAGTTCTCCGGCATGCTGCCGAGCGGGCTGCCGCCGAGCGCGAGCGCGCTCACGGTCAGGCCCGTCCCGGGCAACGGGCGCATCCAGCCCGACCCTCCCGGCACGTGACGTGCGGTCATGCGTCGCTCCTGACGTCGGCGTCCTGGGGTCGCGGTCCCTCGCTCAACCGACCAGGAACGCCTCGAGCAGCGGACCGGCCGTCGTCGAACCGTAGTCCCCCTCGCCGACGAACAGCGCCACCGCCAGGTCGCCGTGCACGGCGATCATCCAGGCGTGGTTGCGCAGGTCCGCGTCCTGGCCGAACTGCGCGGTGCCGGTCTTGGCGAGCACGGGCTCGCCCGGCACGTCGGACAGGAAGCCGGCCCCGCCCTCCGTGACGACGGCCCGCATCATCGCCTGCAGGGCCGCGGCCTCCTCGGCCGTGAGCGGCGACGCGGGCGGCAGGTCCTCGGCGTCCGTCGCCTCGTCCGTCGCCTCGTCCGTCGCCGCGGCGTCGTCCGTGCCCGCCCCGGCCGCCGGCGTCACCAGGTACGGGACGACCGTGCGCGAGGCCCCGACCGACGCGGCGACCGTCGCCATGCCGAGCGGCGAGGCGAGCACCTCGCCCTGCCCGATGACCGACGCCGCGTGCGCCGTGGACGTGGCGTCGTCCGGCACGGTCCCGAGGAAGGCCGGGAACCCGAGGTCGACCGCCGGCTCGAGGCCGAGCGAGCGCGCCGCGCCGAGCAGCGCGCCGTCGCCCGCGAGTTCCCGGGCGCCGATGAAGGCCGTGTTGCAGGAGTTGGCGAACGCCGTCCGGAACGGCACGTCACCGAGGGCCGCGGCCGGGTAGCCGGGGAAGTTCTGGAACGTGCGCCCGTCGACCGTGATCGACGGCAGGCAGCTCACCGCGGCGTCGGGCGTCAGCCCGCCGCGCAGGTACGCGAGCGCGCTGACCACCTTGAACGTCGACCCCGGGGCGTACTGCCCGACGGTCGCGGTGGACAGGCCCTCGCTGCCCGGCCCGCTCGCGGCGGCGAGCACCTCACCCGTCGACGGCCGCAGCGCGACGACCGCGGACGCCGGCGCGACGCCCGCGAGCACCTGCTCGGCGCGCTGCTGCAGCGTCGGGTCGAGGGTCGTGCGCAGCGGCTCGCCCGCGACCGGCGGGACGTCGAGCAGGACGCGCTCGGCACCCGTCTCCTGCGCCTCGGCCGACACGACGACGCCCGGGGTGCCGCGCAGCTGGGCGTCGTACTGCCGTTGCAGGCCCGACAGGCCGGCCTTGTCCCCCGCCGCGACGGCGCCCTGCGAGGCCTCGACGATCTCCGCCGTCGCGTCGCCGACGGTGCCGAGGATCGCGCGCGCGAACGTGCGGGTCAGCGCGAGCGGCAGCTCGTCCGGGACGACACCGACGCCGGGCAGGGCGTCCAGCGCCGCCACGTCGTACCCGGCGTCGCCCGAGCGCACGACGATGGCCTCGACGAACGCCTGGGGACCTGCGGCCGCGACCTTCTGCGCGTACGCCTCGGGGTCCGTGCCGAGGGCACCCGCGAGGGCCCGTGCCGCGGCGTCGGTGTCGACCTGCGCGTCGGCGGCCTGCTGCTTGTCGACGCCGATGCGGGACACGGGGCGCTCCTCGACGAGCGGGACGTCGCCCTGGCCGAGCACGGCACCGCGCTCGGCGGTGCGCCGGGAGACGGTCAGGTGCTCACCCGCGGTGAGGTCGGGTGCGAGCAGCGGCAGCGCCCAGCGCGCGCGCCACGGCTGCTCGTCGTCCTCCTCGTCGCGCACCAGCTGCGCGGTCGCCGTGTACGTCCAGTCCTCGTCCGTCCACGGCACGTCCCACGTCACGGTCAGGGGCGCGGTCGCGCTCAGCTCGTCGTCGGCGAGCGTCACGTCCCCGACCTCGACGCTCGCGGTGGCCTCGCCCAGGCCGTCGACGACGTCCGCCCGGGTCGCGCTCAGCTCCTGCGCGGGCGGCGCGTCGGCCGCGAGCGGCACGGCGGTGAAGTCGCCGGTCACGAGTGCGGTGCCCAGCGCCTCGGCGGCCGGGCGCGCGTCGGGGGTGCCGGGGCTGCAGGCGGTCGGGACCACCGCGACCAGCGCGGCCAGCACACCGGCCGTCGCCCACCGTCGGGCGCCCGCCCGTGCCGTCGTTCGCGTACCCACCGTCGTGTCCTCCAGTCCTGTCCCCCCGCGTCCCCGTCGACCGGGACGCTGCGGGCGCGCACGACGTCGTGGCGCCACGAGGTGGGGACGAGCAGAGCCTGTCATCCTGGCCGGCTCCGGTGGAGGACTTCCGTCGCGATCTTCACCCGTCCTCCCCACTCGTGCACGCTCACCCGTGGCGGGTGGTCCGCACCGGGACCGGGCGATTCCGTCACTACCGGTTGCATTTGGACGCACGTCCGGGTGAACATGCCCCCATGGACGCTGGGGGACGGCCGCCGGGGACGCCACGCGTCGACCCGCCCGACACGGTCGGATGGCTCGACCCACACGACCGCGTGCAGGCCGCCGCGGTGCTCGCCGCGGCCCTCGCGGACGACCCGGGCTACGCGCATCTCTTCCCCGTGGCGGCGCGCCGTGAGCGCGAGCTCAGCGAGGTCTACCGGATGACCCTCGCCGACGGCCTGCGCCACGGCCGGGTCCTGGCCACCAAGCTCGGCGACGAGATCACGGGGGTCCTGGCGATGTACCCCCCGGGCACCTACCCCATGACGCTGCGGCGCTGGCTGCGGCAGACCGGGCGGCTCGCCCGCATCGCCGCCTGCACGCGGGAGCACAGCCGCGGCATCATCCGGTTCGGAGAGCTGACGTCGCGCGGCGTGCCGGCGGACAGCTGGTACGTCGAGGCCTTCGGCGTCCGGCCGGACCTGCAGCGCGCGGGGCGGGGCAGCGTGCTGCTGCGCCAGTTCCTCGCCCCCCTCGACCGGCTGGGCGCGCCGTCGTACCTCGAGACGACCAACGAGACCAACGTCGGTTACTACCAGCGTCGCGGCTACACCGAGGCTCACGACGTGGTCCCGCTGACACCGTCGGGTCCGCTCATCTACCCGATGTCCCGCCCCGCACGCCCCGCCGGCTGAGGTCGCGGGGCCGCTCGACGCGACCGCGCGGCGGCTCACGCAGGGGGTCCCTGCCGCACCCGCGCGCGCAGCGCCTCGGGGGTCGCGGTGGCGGGGTCCCACAGCGCGTCGATGAACCACGTCGCGCCGGCCTCGGCGAGCGCGGCGACACGCTCGCGGGCGGCACCGCGGTCGGCGGGCAGGGCGCCGTGCAGCACGACGTCGAAGGGGCCGGCGTCCGCGGGCCGGTGCTCCCGCACCCAGGCGACGAGCGCGGCGACGTCCCCCGGGTCGAACGGGTCCTCCGCGCGGTCGCCCCGGTGCTGCGGGACGACGCCGTCGTAGCGGACCGCACGACCCATCGAGCGCTCGGAGGGAAACGAGCCGACGACCCACAGGGGGATGCGCGTGCGCCCGTCGGGCCGCGTGACGGGCACCGGCCGCAGCTGGAGGCCGTCGACGCGCAGGTGGGTGCCCTCGACGTCGAACCGCTCGCCGCTGAAGGAGCGGTCGAGGACCGCCAGCGCGTCGTCGAGCCGCTCGGCCCGCTCCCGGAGCGTGGCCGCCTCGCCGCTGACGCCCGCGACCGCACGGTCCATGGGGACGCCGAGGCCCACGGGCAGCACGAGCCGACCCCCGGAGAGGTGGTCCACCGTCACCGCCTGCTTGGCGAACACCCACGGGCGCCTGCGCGGCAGCGCGAACACCAGCGCGCCCAGCGTGACGCGCTCGGTGCGCACGGCCGCGGCGGCGAGCACCGCCCACGGGTCCCACGCGTCCATGCCCTCGAGGTCCACGCCGTCCCACGTGAAGAACCCGTCCCAGCCGTGCTGCTCGGCGTCGACCGCCAGGTCGACCACCTCGCGCACCGTGCCGAAGCTGCCGACGAACCCGAGCCTCATCGCCGTCTCCCCTCGCGCGAACGCGACCCGGGACCGCACCGGTGCGTCGGTCGGACGCTACCGACGACCACCGACAACGGGTACCCTCTGGCCGGTCTGACGGCCCGCGGAGCAGCCGCGCGTCGTGCGTCGTGCCCCCCGACGCCGCTGGACGTCCGTCCGTGTGGTCCGCCGTGGGGGCGCGCCCTCGGTGGTGGGATCGCCCACGGACGCCTACCGTGGCGGGGATGCCGGGAACTGGACGCACGCCGCGAACGTGGTGAGCGTCGGCGCAGAGGGTGGAGAGGGGGCCGGGACATGACAGACGAGCACGAGTTCACGGCTCCCGGCAGCCACGACCGGGGCAGCTCCCCGGGCGGGCACGCACCGCTGTCGCCCGCGACGCTCCCCCCTGACGACGCGCTCACGCACGCGACGACCGACCGGGCGCTGCCCGCGACCCGACCCTCGGCCGCGTACGTCCCGGTGCGCCGCTGGGTGCTCGAGGAGGCCCACCAGCTGCGCGGGCTGCGCAGCGACCTGCGCGAGCAGCTGGCCGCCTCGGTCGTACCGTCCTCCGGCGGCGAGAGCTCGCGGGACGACGTCGTGCTCGTCACCTCGGAGCTGGCGACCAACGCCCTGGCGCACGGCCGCGCACCGGCCCAGGTCCAGCTGCTCCTCGACGGGCAGGACGTGCTCGTCGTGGTGTCGGACGGCGACGCGACGCACGCACCGTCCCTCGCGGCGGACCGCGAGCCGGGCGAGGGCGGGTTCGGCCTGCAGATCGCGCGCCGCCTGTCGTCCGACGTGGGCTGGTGGGCGGACGCCTCCGGCAAGCACGTGTGGGCGACGTTCGCCGCCCAGCCGGCCACCTGAGCGACGGCGCTACCCGGACGCACGGCGCGCGCACGACGCGATGCGGCGACAATCGGCGGATGACGACGAGCGACGGCGTGCTGCGGCTGCGCGGGACGACCCTGGGGGCGGGGCTGCCGCAGGTGTGCGTCCCGGTCCTGGCGCCGACCCCCCAGGCCGCGGCCGACGCCGCGCGCGCCCTGGCGGCCGGCGCCGCGGACGTCGTCGAGCTGCGCCTGGACCACCTGACGGGCTCGGCCCGCGACCCGGCGCTGGTGCGTGCCGCGGTCGCGGCCGTCCGCGCCGCGCTGCCCACGGACGTCCCGCTGCTCGCCACGTTCCGCTCCGCCCGCGAAGGGGGTGCGCAGCCCGCCGACGACGCCGCGTACGGCGCGGTCGTCGACGCGGTGACGGCCGGGGCCGCGGGCCCGGACGGCGCCGACGCCGTCGACGTCGAGCTCGCGATGCCGGGCGTGGCGGGCCTCGTGGCGCGCGCGCAGTCCGCGGGGCTCGCCGTCGTGGTGTCCCACCACGACTTCGCGGCCACGCCGTCGGCGGACGCGATCGTCGCGCTCCTGCGCCGTCAGCGTGACGTCGGGGCCGACGTCTGCAAGGTCGCGGTCATGCCGCGGGACCCCGACGACGTCCTCGCCCTGCTGACCGCGACGCGCGCGTTCACGCGGGACGCGGACCGGCCCGTCGTCACCGTCGCGATGGGTGCGCTCGGGGTGGTCACGCGCCTCGCGGGCGGGGTGTTCGGCTCCGCGATGACGTTCGGGAGCGTCGGGGCCGCGAGCGCGCCCGGCCAGGTGGACGCCGTGCGCCTGCGCGAGGTGCTCGCGCTGCTGCACGACGCCCCCCTGCCGCACGACGCCCCCTGACCGGCCGGGCGGGTCGGCTCACTCGCCGAGCATGCGGTAGAGCTCGCGGCGCAGCTCGTCGAGCTTCTCGACGGTCCGCTCGCGCTGCGCGGGCGTGCCCTCGGCACCGACCTGCCGCAGCACGCCGAAGAGCTTGCCGGCGGACCCGATGAGGTCGCCGTGCTCCTCCCAGCGCTGGGCGGCGGGCCCCCACGCGGCGGACAGCTCGTCCGGGTGGCTCTCGACGTACGCGCGTCCCTCGTCGGTGAGCGTGTACTCGGTGCGGGCGCTGCCCGCGTCGGTGGGGACGACGAGGCCCTCGTCCGTGAGCTGCTGGAGCGTCGGGTACACCGAGCCCGGGCTGGGGCGCCACAGGCCGCCGGTCTTCTCGCCGATGGCCTTGATGAGCCCGTAGCCGTTGGACGGCGCCTCGGCCAGGAGCTGCAGGATCGCGGCGCGGACGTCGCCCCGGCGGGCACGACCGCGGGCGCGGGCGCCGAAGGGGCCGCCGAACGGGCCACCGGGACCGGAGCCGCCAGGGCCGCCGAAGGGGCCTCCCGGGCCGAAGGGGCTGCCCGGGCCGCCGAAGCCGCGGCCGGGTCCGCGTCGTCCTCGGCCGTGGCCGCCGGGCTCGTCGTGCCACGGTCCACCGCGGGGGTCGCGGCCCTCGGTGGCGTCGTCACCGGGCCGGGCGCCGGGGCGGGGGCGGCGCCACTCGCGGTCGGGTCGTGAGATGGGGTCGAAGCTGCGCATGCGTTCCTCCAAGATCGTCAGCGATATATCGGAACGGTACGCCGACACATCGATGACGACAAGAGGGAGACGCCGTCCGGCGCCGGGCGGCGCGGACCACCCGGTCAGGACGGGGTGGTTGCGCCGGCGCCCGAGGCTGCGGCCTCGCCGCCGATCTCGGGGTGCAGGACGCCGAAGAACCGCGCGGGAACCGCACCCTGCGGCCGCAGCGACGGGTCCTCGTCGCGGCCCGCGAACGCGTCGGTCAGGGCGGCGAGGCGCGCGGCCAGGTCCTCGAGCTCGTCGGGCGTGGCCCAGAGCCGCTGCGTGGTGAGCACGGTCGTCCGGACACGGGCGGGGTCGGTGGCCCGCGGGTCGGCGAAGTGGTCGACGGCGCGCGCAGCCTCACGCTGGATCACCAGGGTCGCGACCGGCACGACGTCGTCGACGGACGTCGTGTCGGCCGGGTCCGGCTCGAGCCGCCGCGACCGGCGGGCCGCGCGCCAGGGCTTCTCGCGCCCGCGCGGCTCGGCGCGCTCGACGTAGCCGGCCTTCGCGAGGCTGCGCAGGTGGAACGAGCAGTTGGCGACCGTCTGGCCCGTGCGCTCGGCGACCTGGCTGGCCGTGGCCTCGCGCAGGTCGTCGAGCAGGTCGAGGATCTCGACCCGCAGCGGGTGCGCGAGCGCGCGCAGCACGGCGGGGTCGGAGGTCCGCAGCTCGGTGGTGGGCGTGGGGCCGGTCATGCGGATCTCCTGACGACGGCGGTCAGAGCACGCGGGCGCGCAGCTGGGCCTCGGCCAGGAGCCGGTCGCGGCGCAGCCGCTCGAGCTCGGCGGTGCGGTCCCACGGGGGGGTCCGGCGGGGCTCGCGGGTGGTACGGACAGGTCCTCGGGTGGTGCGGTGCATGGTGTCCTCCTCGGTCGGCACGCACAACACCGGACCCGCAACAACTATTTCGCAACGGTCATTGCGCAATGGCTGTCGCGGGTCCGACCGAGCGGATCAGGCCTCCGCGTCCCGCCGCCGGTCGACCTCGCGCGCCGCCGCGCGTGCCTTGTCCACGTCGCCGCGGCCCCCGGGGTCGCCTCGTCCGGGGTCGCTGTCGTCCTCGCGCGGGTCCGCCTCCCCCGGGTCGTGCAGCATGTGCGAGCGCACCAGCTCGTGCCGCTGGACGTAGGTGTTCGCCACCGCCTGGATCGTCGCCGCGATCGGCAGCGCCAGGAACGCCCCCAGTGCGCCGAACACCGCCCCGAACGCCAGCACGACGACGAACGACACGGCCGCGTTCATCTCCAGGGCGCGCGCCGAGACCTTGGGCGCGAGCCACAGGTTCTCGATCTGCTGGTACCCGAGGATGAACGCGAGGACCCCGAGCGCCTGCGGCGGGCCCTGCGACGTCAGCGCGACCGCGATGGGCAGCGCGCCGCCGATGTACGTGCCGATCGTCGGGACGAACTGCGAGACGACGCCCGTGAACAGGGCGAGCGGCAGCGAGTAGGGCGTCCCGAGGATCGCGAGGAAGGCGAACGTCGCGGCCGTCGCGATGGCCGCGAGCACGATGCGCGTGTTGATGAAGTCGGAGACCTTGACCTGCGTGACCTCCCACAGCCGCAGCACCTCCTGCTGCCGGCCCGGCGTCAGCCACCGGCAGATCGACGCGCGGAAGCGCGGGCCCGCGGCGAGCAGGTAGTAGGTGACGAGCAGGATCGTCAGGGCCGCGAAGACCCCGCCGAGGATCGTCGTGCCCACGAGCAGCGCGCCCGACGCGACCTCCGAGCCCCACTGCTCGGCACCCTGGCGCACCAGGTCGTCCACGGCCGGCACCTCGACCGCGAAGCGCTCCTCGACCATCTCCTGCGCGGACGTGTAGAGGTCCGGCACGTTCTTGACCAGCTGCACGAGCTGCTGGACGAACAGGTTCCCGAACAGCGCGAACACCACGATCGTGAGCAGCAGCCCGCCGAGCAGCGCCACGGCCGCCGCACCACCGCGCTTCCACCCGTGCCGCACGAGCCACACGACGATCGGCTCGAGGGCGAGCGCGATGAAGAACGCGATGAGCAGGTTGACGAGCAGCCCCTGCAGCGCCCCGAGCGCGTCCCACGCGAAGAGCCCGACGAAGACCGCGAGCACCGCCATGGCCAGGCCCTTGCCCCACCAGCGCGGCGGGCGGCGGGCGTCGTGCTGCACCGCGCGCGTGCCCTCGTCGCCGGGGGCGGCCGGTGCACCGAAGATCGGTGTCGCGCCGGACGACGCCTCGCCCTGCGGCGGCGTGGAGCGCGTGGTGGGAGCGGGCGTGCTGTCGGTCGTCACGGGCGTGTCCTCCGCGGTGGGCGTGCGTGGCGCGGGCGCGCGCGGTCACACCTTAGGGGTGACGGCCGCCGCGCGAGCCGCGCGCGCCGTCCGTCACCCGACCGGGGTTCAGCGCCGCGACGGCTCCTGCGGCTCGACGCGGTCCCAGCCGCGCCGCGGCGGACGGGTGCCGAGCCGCTCGGGCCGTGAGCGGTACACGACGTACGGCCGCCACAGGTACCCGACGGGCGCCGAGAACACGTGCACGAGCCGGGTGAACGGCCACAGCGCGAACAGCAGCATCGCGGCCATCCCGTGCAGCTGGAACCCGATCGGCGCGTCCGCCATGAGCTCCGGGTGCAGCTGCAGCAGGAAGATCCCGCGGAACCACACCGACACGCCCTCGCGGTAGTCGTAGTCGCCGCCCAGGTTGAGCACCGAGCCCGCGACGGTGTTCCACATGCCGAGGAAGATGACGACGGCCAGCACGAGGTACATGACCTTGTCCATGCGGGTCGTCGCCCGGAAGACGGGCCCCACCGTGCGGCGGCGGTAGATGAGCAGCACGAGGCCGACGACGGTGCAGAAGCCCGCGACCGACCCGATGGACACCGCGAGGACGTGGTACGCCTCGTCGCTCATGCCGATCGCGTCCGTCCAGGACTCCGGGATGCCCAGGCCCATGACGTGCCCGAGGAACACCGCGAGGATCCCGAAGTGGAACAGCGGGCTCGCCCAGCGCAGCAGCCGCCGCTCGTACAGCTGCGACGAGCGCGTCGTCCACCCGAACTTGTCGTACCGGTACCGCCACACGTGCCCCAGCACGAAGATCGCGAGGCACACGTACGGCACGACCACCCACAGCAGGACGTCCAGGGTCGTGGTCATCGGCGGGCTCCCGGGTCGGTGGTGGACGACGGCGGCGCGAACGGCTCGAGGCCGACCTCCTCGCCGGGTGGCCCCTCCGCGGCGAGGCGCGCGACGGCCTCGCGGTCGTCGCCGTCCAGCGGCGGGAGCGTCGCGCACACGGCCACGAGCGCGCCCGCCCACGGCGAGCCCGCGTCGAGCAGCGCGAGGCGCAGCAGCTCCAGGCCCGCACGGTGCGCGAGCAGCAGGCGCAGCCCGGACTCCTGGGCCGCGGCGTCCCCCGTGGACGCGAACTCCAGGACGACGGCGACGTGGTCGGGCAGCTCGTCGGACACGAGCTCGAAGCCCGCCGCGCGGTACGCCTGCTTGTACTCGACGAGCGCGACGCCCCGCTTGCGGGTGTCGCCGTAGGAGTAGTAGCTCAGGTACGGCGAGCGGCGCCGCGCGAGGTCGAACGTCGCGACGTACTCGGCCGCGAGGGCGCCGGCGGGCTGCGCGGCGAGGTGGTCGACGACCTGCGCGAGCGGCTCGCGCAGCCGGTCCGGCAGCGTCGCGAGCGCGGTGCGCAGCTCCGGCAGCATCGCGAGCAGCTCGGGGCTCGGGTAGTCGAGGACCATCGCGGCGATGCGGTGCGTCAGGGCGGTCTCGCGGGTCGCGGCGTGACGCGCGGCGGTCCGGCGTGCGAGGCGTCTCACGGCCGGCCCCCGTCGGGCGTCCCGGGCTCCGACGCCCCGTCGTCGGACCCACCGGGTGCCGGCGGCCCGTCGCCGCCCCGCGGTGCCGTCCCGGTGCCCGCCGGCCCCGACACGCTGCCGCCCGCCGGCAGCGGCTGGACCACGGCCGCCGCGTCGTCCTCCTCGGGCTCGCGCAGGTTCGCGCCGTCGGGGCCGGCCTTGGGCGGGAACATCCCCGCGGGGGCGCTCTTGCCGTCCCAGTTGAGCAGGTTCACGCGCGCCTTGCGGCTCTCGGGCTCGGCGACGGTGTCGGTCGTCTGGCGCTGCTGCAGCATGTGGAAGTTCTCGACGGCGATGGGGTCCTGCCCGCCCGAGCCCTCCCCGAACGGCCCGGAGCCACCCATGCCCGGCCCGCCGTCGTAGTCGAGGCTGCACTCGGTGGCGAGCTCCTCGAGCCCGTGGGCCTGCTCGGCGTGCGCCGCGGGGACGACGTACCGCTCGTCGTACTTCGCGAGCGCGAGCAGGCGGTACATCTCGTACATCGTCGCCTCGTCCATGCCGACCGACGCCGGGATGGCCGGGTCGCCGGAGCGGCCCATGTTGAGGTCGCGCATGTACGAGCGCATGGCCGCGAGGCGCTTGAGCACGGCCGTGACCGGCGCGGTGTCGCCCGCCGTGAACAGCTCGGCGAGGTACTCGACCGGGATCCGCAGCGTGTCGATCGCGGCGAACAGGTTCGAGGTGTCCTCGGAGTCGACGCCGGTCTCCTGGACCACGTCGACGACGGGCGACAGCGGCGGGATGTACCAGACCATCGGCATCGTGCGGTACTCGGGGTGCAGCGGCAGGGCGACCTCGTAGGTGCTGATGAGCGCCCGGATCGGCGAGCGCTGCGCAGCCTGCACCCAGTCGTGCGGGATCCCGGCGCGCTCGGCCTCGCGCTGGACCTGCGGGTCGTCGGGGTCGAGGAACACCTCGCGCTGCGCGGCGAGCAGGTCGTGCTCGTCGGTGACGGACGCCGCGGCGAGCACCTTGTCGGCGTCGTACAGGACGAGCCCGATGTAGCGCAGCCGCCCGACGCACGTCTCGGAGCAGACCGTCGGCAGGCCGACCTCGATGCGCGGGAAGCAGAACGTGCACTTCTCGGCCTTGCCGGTCTTGTGGTTGAAGTAGACCTTCTTGTACGGGCAGCCGGTCACGCACTTGCGCCAGCCGCGGCACGCGTCCTGGTCGACGAGCACGATGCCGTCCTCGGCGCGCTTGTAGATCGCGCCCGACGGGCACGACGCGGCGCACGACGGGTTGAGGCAGTGCTCGCAGATCCGCGGCAGGTAGAACATGAAGGTCTGCTCGAACTCGAGCCTCACCTTGTCCGAGACCTTCTGGAGCACGGGGTCCGCGGTCGTCAGCTCGGGTGCGCCGCCCAGGTCGTCGTCCCAGTTGGCGCTCCACCCGACCTGCACGTCCTTGCCGCTGAGCAGCGACCGCGGTCGTGCGACGGGCGTGTGCTCCTGCAGCGGCGCGTTGGTCAGGCTCTCGTAGTCGTACGTCCACGGTTCGTAGTACTCGTCGATGGACGGCTGCTTGGGGCTCGCGAAGATCGTCAGCAGGTTCCGCAGCCGGCCGCCGGCCTTGAGCTGCAGGCGGCCGCGCCTGTTCAGGGCCCAGCCGCCCTCCCACTTCTCCTGGTCCTCGTAGGTCCGCGGGTAGCCCTGGCCGGGGCGCGTCTCGACGTTGTTGAACCACACGTACTCGGTGCCCGTGCGGTTGGTCCACGCCTGCTTGCAGGTCACCGAGCACGTGTGGCACCCGATGCACTTGTCGAGGTTCATGACCATCGCCATCTGGGCCATCACCCTCATGTGGTCACGCTCCGCACCGCGCTCGTCCCGCGCTCCGTACGTCGCCGTTCCTTCATCCGTACTCCACCTCCTGCGACCGGCGACGGATCACCGTGACCTCGTCGCGCTGGTTGCCCGTGGGGCCCAGGTAGTTGAAGGCGTACGCGAGCTGCGCGTAGCCACCGATGAGGTGGCTGGGCTTGATGAGCAGCCTGGTCAGCGAGTTGTGGATGCCGCCGCGGCGCCCGGTCCGCTCGCTGAGCGGCACGTCGATCAGCCGGTCCTGCGCGTGGTACATGTACACGGTCCCCTCCGGCATGCGGTGGGAGACGATCGCGCGGGCGACCACCACGCCGTTGCGGTTGACGGCCTCGACCCAGTCGTTGTCGCGGATGCCGACCTTGGCCGCGTCGCGGTCGCTCA of Cellulomonas dongxiuzhuiae contains these proteins:
- the narJ gene encoding nitrate reductase molybdenum cofactor assembly chaperone, encoding MRRLARRTAARHAATRETALTHRIAAMVLDYPSPELLAMLPELRTALATLPDRLREPLAQVVDHLAAQPAGALAAEYVATFDLARRRSPYLSYYSYGDTRKRGVALVEYKQAYRAAGFELVSDELPDHVAVVLEFASTGDAAAQESGLRLLLAHRAGLELLRLALLDAGSPWAGALVAVCATLPPLDGDDREAVARLAAEGPPGEEVGLEPFAPPSSTTDPGARR
- the narH gene encoding nitrate reductase subunit beta translates to MRVMAQMAMVMNLDKCIGCHTCSVTCKQAWTNRTGTEYVWFNNVETRPGQGYPRTYEDQEKWEGGWALNRRGRLQLKAGGRLRNLLTIFASPKQPSIDEYYEPWTYDYESLTNAPLQEHTPVARPRSLLSGKDVQVGWSANWDDDLGGAPELTTADPVLQKVSDKVRLEFEQTFMFYLPRICEHCLNPSCAASCPSGAIYKRAEDGIVLVDQDACRGWRKCVTGCPYKKVYFNHKTGKAEKCTFCFPRIEVGLPTVCSETCVGRLRYIGLVLYDADKVLAAASVTDEHDLLAAQREVFLDPDDPQVQREAERAGIPHDWVQAAQRSPIRALISTYEVALPLHPEYRTMPMVWYIPPLSPVVDVVQETGVDSEDTSNLFAAIDTLRIPVEYLAELFTAGDTAPVTAVLKRLAAMRSYMRDLNMGRSGDPAIPASVGMDEATMYEMYRLLALAKYDERYVVPAAHAEQAHGLEELATECSLDYDGGPGMGGSGPFGEGSGGQDPIAVENFHMLQQRQTTDTVAEPESRKARVNLLNWDGKSAPAGMFPPKAGPDGANLREPEEDDAAAVVQPLPAGGSVSGPAGTGTAPRGGDGPPAPGGSDDGASEPGTPDGGRP